Genomic DNA from Gracilinanus agilis isolate LMUSP501 unplaced genomic scaffold, AgileGrace unplaced_scaffold10966, whole genome shotgun sequence:
AACATGATCTGTATCCTGCCAATAACTATCCAAAGGACAGTAGACACAGCATATCGCAAAATGCGGCTATAAGATGCGATATAGCTATTTGTGTTTCTTGAAAGACTGGAGGATGAATCCATTAATGCCAAGTTCTTGAATCCAACAACCTCCAAAAAGAAGAGAACAGTAAGCACTTGAAAGAGGGGATTAATTTTTCTCACAGTCTGAATTTCATTCCACTCGTTGGCTACAAAATATGTCCTCCATATGCTCACAGGAACGGTAGCACTTCGTAGGCCACCTTCACCTGCTTCAACAGCTTTAAGAACTTTGCCTTTGGGTCTCTCCCAGTCAATGAGAAAGATATCTATAGTAACCTGGCATACAAGCTTGTGCAAGAACTGCAGAGCCTTTAAGGCAAAAGCACATACGTGACAAAGCTTTCTTCTTGACCTAGCACTGGTAACAAAACAGAGACAGCCTTCtgtgctttgaaaaaaataagcCAATAAAGACCTGTTCCCACAGTGATGATAAAGAAAACATTCGCTAGATCTCCAGCATAGTACACCAAGAACTTCATAATGGTCTGCAAGTCAATCATAGGACTTCCTATGCGTCTCTTCCATCCTGCAGTCTTTAAAAGAGACCATAAAACTGCCAGCCCACCCAATACACCTAATGCAATATTAGTTTGGGTATGTGCTTCTTCTTGGTTCATTTCATATTTGACTGAGAAAGAAACCATCACAGACTGGCTATCCGGATTCTGGATCTCAACATCCTGGTAGGCAACAGTAATTAGAGGGGGATAAATGTTTCCACTTTGAGTATTGGGTACAAGGCAAATACTCATTGTTAATTTGCTGGCAATTCGAATTACTCTTGGTATATTCCCTAGGTCATTCTCTCGTCCACTTAATGTATCCACCAAGAACAGGCGGCGAGTCAGAAGCCACTTGTTAGAGCTGCTGTCTTGGTTCACGGGGATTTCATTGTGCCGAAGATTTAGGTTTAATATTGGTATAGCCCAAAGATGTTCACTAGTATACTCAAGATATAGATCATAAAAAATTGGACTTGGAAAGTCAGTTAAGATCTTGGAGACTGGAATTTCACAATTTTGCTGATAAGTTGTTCCAAAGTCATAAGCAGCATCTAGTCTGGACACCGTGTCTGGACAAAGCTACAACAAGAGTCAAACAAGTGAAGAAAATAAGacaattcaaaaacaaaaggGTTATTTTACCAATAGGAAAAAGTAGAGTAGCTTAAATAATAGAGATGTGGGCACTCAGTGGCATTAAACACAGAAAGGGGAGCCACTAAATCATACTTAAGAATCTCTGCAGgccacatattaacttagaaaaccacaaattaacattattttctacatcctattttattttttattcattgtgttaaatattttaaaattacattttaatctgagaCCACACTCCAAACTATTGCAGGCCATAAGCTTCTctagaaaaaaaacattactaGAATGTACAAATTTAAAGGAAGACTGTCTTAGGCTCTGAAGTTGTCCTCTATCAGAATGATTTTAAGATAACTactagacaataaaaaaaaaaaagactaataaaaaataacatgatttatacAGAGCTTCACAATTTACGAAGTACTTTTTTTAACCATTCTGTCAGAcaggcaatatagatattgagattcaatttacagataaggaaaccaagactgaGAGGGCTGATGTGACTCGTGGCCAGGGTCAAACAGTGATA
This window encodes:
- the LOC123253946 gene encoding LOW QUALITY PROTEIN: meckelin-like (The sequence of the model RefSeq protein was modified relative to this genomic sequence to represent the inferred CDS: inserted 1 base in 1 codon) gives rise to the protein QLLVWRQNLPWLFYGDQLGLAPQILRNTLLSTNFSFKGQNQNTKLKFVAASYDVRGNFLKWRTLEGGLLQLCPDTVSRLDAAYDFGTTYQQNCEIPVSKILTDFPSPIFYDLYLEYTSEHLWAIPILNLNLRHNEIPVNQDSSSNKWLLTRRLFLVDTLSGRENDLGNIPRVIRIASKLTMSICLVPNTQSGNIYPPLITVAYQDVEIQNPDSQSVMVSFSVKYEMNQEEAHTQTNIALGVLGGLAVLWSLLKTAGWKRRIGSPMIDLQTIMKFLVYYAGDLANVFFIITVGTGLYWLIFFKAQKAVSVLLPVLGQEESFVTYVXFALKALQFLHKLVCQVTIDIFLIDWERPKGKVLKAVEAGEGGLRSATVPVSIWRTYFVANEWNEIQTVRKINPLFQVLTVLFFLEVVGFKNLALMDSSSSLSRNTNSYIASYSRILRYAVSTVLWIVIGRIQIMFFAVFYERFVEDKIRQFVDLCSMSNISIFLLSHKCFGYYIH